A genomic window from Nocardioides sp. BP30 includes:
- a CDS encoding ABC transporter substrate-binding protein: MIKRTLLGVTAAAATLMLAACGSSSNTATDTSSTTASGAAANLSLISSGTLTVCSDVPFAPFEDFDKSSSLGFKGFDVDIVSKLASDLGLKLKYLDEDFDGLQSGLTLNAGTCDLVASALTITPDRAKHLEFSDGYYDSEQSLLVPDGSSITSIADLKGKKVGVQKGTTGKDYATEHASGASIVDFPSDAEEFQALKAGQVDALLQDLPVNLAHQQAGGYKVVEKYSTGEKYGLAAKKGNTGLIDAIDADLAKMKSDGTYTTIYNKYFATN; this comes from the coding sequence ATGATCAAGCGCACGTTGCTCGGCGTCACCGCCGCAGCCGCCACCCTGATGCTCGCCGCCTGCGGCAGTTCCTCGAACACTGCGACGGACACCTCGTCGACGACGGCCAGCGGCGCCGCCGCCAACCTGTCGCTGATCTCCTCGGGGACGCTCACCGTGTGCAGCGACGTCCCCTTCGCCCCGTTCGAGGACTTCGACAAGTCCTCCTCGCTCGGCTTCAAGGGCTTCGACGTCGACATCGTCTCCAAGCTGGCCAGCGACCTGGGTCTGAAGCTGAAGTACCTCGACGAGGACTTCGACGGCCTGCAGAGCGGCCTCACGCTCAACGCCGGCACCTGCGACCTCGTCGCCTCCGCGCTCACGATCACCCCCGACCGGGCCAAGCACCTCGAGTTCTCCGACGGCTACTACGACTCCGAGCAGTCGTTGCTGGTCCCGGACGGCTCCTCGATCACCTCGATCGCCGACCTCAAGGGCAAGAAGGTCGGTGTCCAGAAGGGCACCACCGGCAAGGACTACGCCACCGAGCATGCCAGCGGTGCCAGCATCGTCGACTTCCCCAGCGACGCCGAGGAGTTCCAGGCACTCAAGGCCGGTCAGGTCGACGCGCTGCTGCAGGACCTCCCGGTCAACCTGGCCCACCAGCAGGCCGGCGGCTACAAGGTCGTGGAGAAGTACAGCACCGGCGAGAAGTACGGGCTGGCCGCCAAGAAGGGCAACACCGGCCTGATCGACGCCATCGACGCCGACCTGGCCAAGATGAAGTCGGACGGCACGTACACCACGATCTACAACAAGTACTTCGCGACCAACTGA
- a CDS encoding GNAT family N-acetyltransferase has translation MTLREAVVADALFLAEVWHHSLRRADRQDQVADLEVVIKAAAASPEQRLVIAQYDGEPVGAVFLRATSLSPINLEPVMQVVAPHVLPSARRKGVGRALMEAAVTFADELGMGHVMTAASSTSRDGNRFLARLGFGSHATLRVAPTAILRGRLTARLTAGQRAVANRGHLGQVLAARRSMRQPRGTSASA, from the coding sequence GTGACGCTGCGTGAGGCCGTGGTTGCCGATGCGCTCTTCCTGGCGGAGGTCTGGCACCACAGCCTGCGCCGTGCCGATCGCCAGGATCAGGTCGCCGACCTCGAGGTCGTCATCAAGGCCGCCGCCGCCTCCCCGGAGCAGCGCCTGGTGATCGCCCAGTACGACGGCGAGCCGGTCGGCGCTGTCTTCCTGCGCGCCACCAGCCTCAGCCCGATCAACCTCGAGCCGGTCATGCAGGTGGTGGCACCGCACGTCCTGCCCTCGGCGCGTCGCAAGGGCGTCGGACGGGCGTTGATGGAGGCGGCCGTGACCTTCGCCGACGAGTTGGGCATGGGACACGTGATGACGGCAGCCTCGTCCACCTCGCGCGACGGCAACCGCTTCCTGGCCCGGCTCGGCTTCGGCTCGCACGCGACGCTGCGCGTTGCCCCCACCGCCATCCTGCGCGGTCGGCTCACCGCCCGGCTGACAGCCGGCCAGCGAGCCGTCGCGAACCGCGGTCACCTCGGGCAGGTGCTGGCCGCCCGGCGCTCGATGCGGCAGCCGCGGGGTACCTCGGCGTCGGCCTGA
- a CDS encoding hotdog fold thioesterase gives MTNAETTPATSEQLRAFIDSMPHGMGGLNDKMGVELLEASPERVVATMPVEGNTQPYGLLHGGASIALAETLGSVGSGMHAQTMGKLAVGVDINATHHRSATRGTVTGVATPAHLGRTSATYEVVVTDERGKRVCTARITCALIDPERVG, from the coding sequence ATGACGAACGCCGAGACGACCCCCGCCACGAGCGAGCAGCTGCGCGCCTTCATCGACTCCATGCCGCACGGCATGGGCGGCCTCAACGACAAGATGGGCGTCGAGCTGCTCGAGGCGAGTCCCGAGCGCGTGGTCGCGACCATGCCGGTCGAGGGCAACACCCAGCCGTACGGGTTGCTGCACGGCGGCGCCTCGATAGCGCTCGCGGAGACGCTCGGGTCGGTCGGCTCGGGGATGCACGCGCAGACGATGGGCAAGCTCGCGGTCGGGGTGGACATCAACGCCACCCACCACCGCTCGGCGACCCGGGGAACCGTGACGGGCGTGGCGACGCCGGCACACCTGGGACGCACGTCGGCGACGTACGAGGTCGTGGTGACCGACGAGCGGGGCAAGCGGGTGTGCACCGCTCGGATTACCTGCGCGCTGATCGATCCCGAGCGGGTCGGCTGA
- the polA gene encoding DNA polymerase I: MPSHIASSARPRLLLLDGHSLAYRAFFALPVENFSTTTGQHTNAVYGFTSMLINVLRDEQPTHVAVAFDVSRQTFRMEQYSEYKAKRNKTPDEFKSQLPLIEDVLTALHIPFLKKDGFEADDIIATLATQAREHGMDVLILTGDRDSLQLVRDEVTVLYPMRGVSDLARMTPEAVEAKYGVSPQRYPELAALVGEDSDNLPGVPGVGPKTAAKWIATYDGLDNVITHADKITGKAGDNLRAHLGDVIRNRQLNALVCDLELGRGPADLAVQPWDRQEVHTLFDSLEFRVLRDRLFETLTSEEQIEEGGFDLDGRKLAAGEVAGFLDGLGSDRIGLHVRGAWGSGTGRVDGIAFATAPTPDGAGRAGYLEVADLTPEDETALATWLADARRPKVLHDAKGPQLALAAHGWPLAGLASDTALAAYLVRPDQRSYDLADLTLRYLKRELKSEADDGQGALFDELEGGADDLAATAMLHARAVLDLAHALDTELEGAGGTRLLADLELPLLGLLARMEQTGIAIDADHLDDLERHFAAEVKQAAEEAYAVIGKEINLGSPKQLQVVLFDELDMPKTKRTKTGYTTDADALQALYVKTEHPFLLALLRHRDVTRLRVTIEGLLKTVQPDGRIHTTFNQTIAATGRLSSTDPNLQNIPIRTEEGRRIREAFVVGHSVGGTAYDCLMTADYSQIEMRIMADLSGDQALIEAFRSGHDFHATTASRVFGVPADEVSSEQRAKIKAMNYGLAYGLSAFGLSQQLGIEPAEARGLMDDYFQTFGGIRDYLAGVVDEARRTGFTETILGRRRYLPDLTSDNRQRREMAERMALNAPIQGSAADLIKVAMLNTQAALDASGLASRMLLQVHDELVFEVAVGEREALEALVREQMGGAADLAVPLDVSVGTGRSWHEAAH; this comes from the coding sequence GTGCCGAGCCACATCGCCTCCTCCGCCCGTCCGCGCCTGCTGCTGCTCGACGGCCACTCGCTGGCCTACCGAGCCTTCTTCGCGCTGCCGGTGGAGAACTTCTCGACCACCACCGGCCAGCACACGAACGCGGTCTACGGCTTCACCTCGATGCTCATCAACGTGCTGCGCGACGAGCAGCCGACCCACGTCGCCGTCGCCTTCGACGTCTCCCGGCAGACGTTCCGGATGGAGCAGTACAGCGAGTACAAGGCCAAGCGGAACAAGACGCCCGACGAGTTCAAGAGCCAGCTGCCGCTGATCGAGGACGTCCTGACCGCCCTGCACATCCCGTTCCTGAAGAAGGACGGCTTCGAGGCCGACGACATCATCGCCACTCTCGCGACGCAGGCGCGCGAGCACGGGATGGACGTCCTCATCCTGACCGGCGACCGCGACTCGCTGCAGCTGGTCCGCGACGAGGTGACGGTGCTCTACCCGATGCGCGGCGTGTCCGACCTGGCCCGCATGACGCCGGAGGCGGTCGAGGCGAAGTACGGCGTGAGCCCGCAGCGCTATCCCGAGTTGGCGGCGCTGGTGGGGGAGGACTCCGACAATCTTCCCGGCGTGCCCGGTGTCGGGCCCAAGACCGCGGCGAAGTGGATCGCCACCTACGACGGCCTCGACAACGTGATCACGCATGCCGACAAGATCACGGGCAAGGCCGGTGACAACCTGCGGGCCCACCTCGGCGACGTGATCCGCAACCGCCAGCTCAACGCGCTGGTCTGCGACCTCGAGCTCGGGCGCGGCCCGGCCGACCTGGCGGTCCAGCCGTGGGACCGGCAGGAGGTGCACACGCTCTTCGACAGCCTGGAGTTCCGCGTGCTGCGCGACCGGCTCTTCGAGACCCTCACCAGCGAGGAGCAGATCGAGGAGGGGGGCTTCGACCTCGACGGGCGCAAGCTCGCCGCCGGCGAGGTCGCCGGGTTCCTCGACGGACTCGGCTCGGACCGGATCGGGTTGCACGTGCGCGGTGCCTGGGGCTCGGGCACGGGCCGCGTCGACGGCATCGCCTTCGCCACCGCGCCCACCCCGGACGGTGCCGGTCGTGCCGGCTACCTCGAGGTCGCCGACCTGACACCCGAGGACGAGACGGCGCTCGCCACCTGGCTCGCCGACGCCCGGAGGCCCAAGGTGCTCCACGACGCCAAGGGTCCCCAGCTCGCACTCGCCGCCCACGGCTGGCCGCTGGCGGGTCTCGCCAGCGACACCGCCCTCGCCGCCTACCTGGTGCGTCCCGACCAGCGCTCCTACGATCTGGCGGACCTGACCCTGCGCTACCTCAAGCGCGAGCTCAAGTCCGAAGCGGACGACGGGCAGGGCGCGCTCTTCGACGAGCTCGAGGGCGGCGCCGACGACCTCGCCGCCACCGCGATGCTCCACGCCCGCGCCGTCCTGGACCTGGCGCACGCGCTGGACACCGAGCTCGAGGGTGCCGGCGGCACGCGCCTGCTGGCCGACCTCGAGCTGCCGCTGCTGGGCCTGCTCGCGCGGATGGAGCAGACCGGGATCGCGATCGATGCCGACCATCTCGACGACCTGGAACGGCACTTCGCCGCCGAGGTGAAGCAGGCCGCCGAGGAGGCCTACGCGGTGATCGGCAAGGAGATCAACCTCGGCTCTCCCAAGCAGCTGCAGGTGGTGCTCTTCGACGAGCTCGACATGCCCAAGACCAAGCGCACCAAGACCGGCTACACCACCGACGCCGACGCGCTGCAGGCGCTCTACGTCAAGACCGAGCACCCGTTCCTGCTCGCGCTGCTGCGCCACCGCGACGTCACCCGCTTGCGGGTGACGATCGAGGGGCTGCTCAAGACCGTGCAGCCGGACGGTCGCATCCACACGACGTTCAACCAGACGATCGCCGCCACCGGTCGGCTCTCCAGCACCGATCCCAACCTGCAGAACATCCCGATCCGCACCGAGGAGGGCCGCCGGATCCGCGAGGCCTTCGTGGTGGGGCACAGCGTGGGGGGCACGGCGTACGACTGCCTGATGACGGCCGACTACAGCCAGATCGAGATGCGGATCATGGCGGACCTGTCCGGCGACCAGGCCCTGATCGAGGCGTTCCGGTCCGGCCACGACTTCCACGCCACCACCGCCTCCCGCGTGTTCGGGGTGCCGGCCGACGAGGTCTCCTCCGAGCAGCGCGCCAAGATCAAGGCGATGAACTACGGCCTGGCCTACGGCCTGTCCGCCTTCGGTCTCTCCCAGCAGCTGGGCATCGAGCCCGCGGAAGCCCGCGGCCTGATGGACGACTACTTCCAGACCTTCGGGGGCATCCGCGACTACCTGGCCGGCGTCGTGGACGAGGCTCGTCGCACCGGCTTCACCGAGACCATCCTGGGCCGCCGTCGCTACCTGCCCGACCTGACCAGCGACAACCGGCAGCGTCGTGAGATGGCCGAGCGGATGGCGCTCAACGCGCCGATCCAGGGATCGGCGGCGGACCTGATCAAGGTGGCCATGCTCAACACCCAGGCCGCTCTCGACGCCTCAGGGCTCGCGTCGCGGATGCTGCTGCAGGTGCACGACGAGCTCGTGTTCGAGGTGGCGGTCGGCGAGCGCGAGGCGCTCGAGGCGCTGGTCCGCGAGCAGATGGGCGGCGCCGCCGACCTCGCCGTACCGCTCGATGTCTCGGTGGGGACGGGCCGCTCCTGGCACGAGGCGGCGCACTAG
- a CDS encoding lipopolysaccharide biosynthesis protein, producing MTVTAPPSGRSRLLSFFQGSGGLAIAIVVMNVATYGFQIAAARRLGPEQYGGVASLMALLLVIGVVQLGLQATAARRIAAAPDHIASIERTIKTVSLRGSLVVGAIMLVASPLVWHLLQLDSIVPALLVAVVAVPLTMIGGQAGMLQGERRWLPLSLLYLGLGIPRLLVGTVCILIRPSETSAMVGVTLAAFVPVVVGWWALRHPRPDASPAGAQEHSLRNVVNETVRSSTALLAFFVLSNLDIVIARNTLSHHQAGLYAGGLIMTKAVLFLPQFVVVVAFPSMSTEGSQRSALMRSLVAVGIVGVASTLGAWLLSGLAMIFVGGASYSGVQHRLWLFAVVGTLLAMLQMLVYGVLARQHRGASLLVWVAAVALTLVGITMGSLTHLVLVVVVVDAILTAVLLVLSLRHLQDETPAAVA from the coding sequence GTGACTGTGACGGCTCCCCCATCCGGCCGCTCCAGGCTGCTGTCGTTCTTCCAGGGCAGCGGCGGTCTCGCGATCGCCATCGTGGTCATGAACGTCGCCACCTACGGCTTCCAGATCGCTGCGGCGCGGCGGCTCGGCCCGGAGCAGTACGGCGGCGTCGCCAGCCTGATGGCCCTCCTGCTGGTGATCGGCGTCGTGCAGCTGGGCCTCCAGGCGACGGCCGCGCGCCGCATCGCTGCCGCACCCGACCACATCGCGAGCATCGAGCGGACGATCAAGACGGTCAGCCTCCGCGGCAGCCTCGTCGTCGGAGCGATCATGCTGGTCGCCTCCCCGCTCGTGTGGCATCTGCTCCAGCTCGACAGCATCGTCCCGGCGCTCCTGGTCGCCGTGGTCGCCGTACCCCTCACCATGATCGGCGGGCAGGCGGGCATGCTGCAGGGCGAGCGCCGCTGGCTCCCGCTCTCGCTGCTCTACCTGGGGCTCGGCATCCCGCGCCTGCTCGTCGGCACCGTCTGCATCCTGATCAGACCCAGCGAGACCTCGGCGATGGTGGGGGTGACCCTGGCGGCCTTCGTTCCGGTGGTGGTCGGCTGGTGGGCGCTGCGCCACCCGCGTCCGGACGCCTCCCCGGCCGGGGCGCAGGAGCACTCGCTGCGCAACGTCGTCAACGAGACAGTGCGCAGCTCGACAGCGCTGCTCGCGTTCTTCGTGCTCTCCAACCTCGACATCGTGATCGCCCGCAACACCTTGAGCCACCACCAGGCGGGGCTCTACGCCGGTGGCCTGATCATGACCAAGGCCGTGCTGTTCCTGCCGCAGTTCGTGGTCGTCGTTGCCTTCCCCTCGATGTCGACCGAGGGCTCCCAGCGCAGCGCCCTGATGCGCAGCCTGGTGGCCGTCGGCATCGTCGGCGTGGCCTCGACGCTCGGGGCCTGGCTGCTCTCCGGGCTGGCCATGATCTTCGTCGGCGGTGCGTCGTACTCCGGCGTCCAGCACCGACTGTGGCTCTTCGCCGTCGTGGGCACGCTGCTCGCGATGCTGCAGATGCTGGTCTACGGCGTCCTGGCGCGCCAGCACCGCGGCGCCTCGCTCCTGGTGTGGGTCGCTGCTGTCGCACTGACGCTGGTGGGCATCACGATGGGATCCTTGACCCACCTGGTGCTGGTGGTCGTGGTCGTGGACGCGATCCTGACCGCTGTGCTGTTGGTCCTCAGCCTGCGACACCTGCAGGACGAGACGCCTGCCGCGGTCGCCTGA